From Halomarina ordinaria:
GACTGTTCGCCCGGGGGTGGCGCTTCGGCCCCGACGTCGTGGTCAGCCACCTCAACCCCGCGGCAGCGCACCTCGCCGCCCTCACCGGTGCGCGCGGTGTCGTGTTCAACGACCAGGAGGTCGCGGGCCCCGTCGCCCGAGGCACGTACCCGTTCGTCGCCGTCGTCTGCACACCCGAGCGGTTCACGCAGGACCTCGGCTCGAAGCACCGGCGCTACCGGGGGTTCCACGAACTGGCGTACCTCCACCCCGACCGGTTCACGCCCCGACCGGACCTGTTGCGTGCCCACGGCGTCGCGCCGAACGGCCGGTTCTTCGTCTGCCGGTTCGTCTCGATGGACGCCCACCACGACGTGGGCCAGGAGGGCATCTCGCCGGCCGCGAAGCGACGACTCGTCGAGTACCTCGCGACGAAGGGGACGGTCTTCGTTTCGAGCGAGGGGAACCGGGGGCTGGAGGGAGTCGACGGTGCCGCGGCGACACCCGTCCCGCCGTCGGACGTCCACCACCTGCTCGCGTTCGCCGACCTCTACGTGGGTGACTCGGGGACGATGGCGACGGAGGCGGCCGTCCTCGGGACGCCCGCGCTTCGGTGCAGTTCGTTCGTCGGCCCCGACGACATGAGCAACTTCGTCGAACTGGAGACCGAGTACGGCCTCCTCGTGAACGTCGCGGACGAGTCGAGCCTGTTCTCGGAACTCCACCGGCTGACCGACGACCTCGACGCGACCGGATGGGCCTGGCGGGAGCGTCGCTGTCGGCTACTGGCCGAGAAGATCGACGTGACGGCGTTCGTCGTCGAGACGATACTGGGGGAGGGGGACCCGCGTCGGGGGGAACGAACCGAACCCGCGACCGTCGGAGGACGTCGGGAGGACCATGAGTAGCGACGCCGGGCGGGGAGTTCCCGTCGGGGGGGAGGAGGCGGTCGCGGCGCCGATGGACGACGACCACCCCTACCACGTCTGTCTGAGC
This genomic window contains:
- a CDS encoding DUF354 domain-containing protein yields the protein MRVLFDVTHPAHVHLFRHAIAILRAGDHDVRVTSRRKDLTTELLDAYDIAHVPLSTRGEGVVSLGAEWLAREARLFARGWRFGPDVVVSHLNPAAAHLAALTGARGVVFNDQEVAGPVARGTYPFVAVVCTPERFTQDLGSKHRRYRGFHELAYLHPDRFTPRPDLLRAHGVAPNGRFFVCRFVSMDAHHDVGQEGISPAAKRRLVEYLATKGTVFVSSEGNRGLEGVDGAAATPVPPSDVHHLLAFADLYVGDSGTMATEAAVLGTPALRCSSFVGPDDMSNFVELETEYGLLVNVADESSLFSELHRLTDDLDATGWAWRERRCRLLAEKIDVTAFVVETILGEGDPRRGERTEPATVGGRREDHE